The region GCGACCGATGCGCTCCGGATCCCTGCCCGCCGAAGGCAGTGTCGCCGAGCTGCTCACGCCCGCGCCTCCAAGATCACTGAGTCGAGGGTAGCGGGCGGCGTGCAGCGGCTCAAGCTCGCCAGGCAGGGTGTCGGCTGACATGTCTGACACCCGCGATCGCGATGACAGCAGAAATACAGGCTCTCGGCGCGTTCCGAGTGTCAGCCCCGGGGTGCGAAAACCTGCGCTTTGGTGGGCAGTTTCAATGGAACGGCATCTGCAATCGCACCGTGTATGCGACACGCGTCCTGGATCCTCCTGTGCCTGGTAGCGGTACTCGTGGGCTGCGCGGCTCCCAACCTGGGAGACGGCGAATACGAGGCCTGTGAGCTCGAGCCCCAGACTCTGTCCGAGCCGCTCTCCTCGGGAGAAGACGTGGCCTCCACACAGGAAGCGCTGTCGTCCTTCAGCTGCGGCATGAAGGCAGCGACGGGCTACACGTCGGGCAAGTCCTTCAAGATCAAGGTCGTCACGGTGGACGGCAAGCACGTCGAGTGGAAGACGGCGAACGCCTACCTACGTATGGCCAAGGCGGCGGCCAAGAGCGGCGTGCAGATCCGTATCGTGAGCGGCTTTCGCACCATGAGCGAACAGCAGTACTTGTACAACTGCTACAAGAGCTGCAGCTGCAACAGCTGCTCCTTGGCGGCCACTCCGGGATACAGCAACCACCAGAGCGGCCACGCCCTGGACTTGAACACCAGCGCGCCCGGCGTGCTCTCCTGGCTCACGAAGCACGGCGGAAGCTACGGCTTCAAGCGCACGGTGCCGGGAGAAGCCTGGCACTGGGAGTGGTGGGGCAAAGATCCCGGTCAGGGTCCCTGCAACGGCGGCACGCTGAAAGCCAAGCTCACCAAGCGCTGGAGCAACGCGCGGCGCTACCGCGGCAAGGCCGCCAACTACGTCGTGTGCGCGGGCAAGCCCATGAAGCTCGCCTTCACCTTCAAGAACACCGGCACCGCCATCTGGCACGACATCGACAAGCGCGGCTCGAAGGTGGGCAGCGACGTCTTCCTGGTCACGGCCAACGGCAAGAAGGACAAGCTCACCGGCAAGAAGCGCTTCAGCGTGCGCCTCAACAAGAACAAGCACGTCCACGGCGATCGCAAGGCCAAGAACTGCAGCAGCAAGAACGGCTGCCGCAAGACCACTTTCATCGAGGGCGGCGTCCACGCCAAGGCGCCCAAGAAGACCGGCGTGTACACGACGCGCTGGCGGCTCAGGGACTACAGCAAGGCCTGGGGCAAGAAGTCGAAGGGCTTCGGCCCAAAGGTGCAGCTGAAGTTCAAGGTGGTGTCCTGCAACCAGCCCAAGCAGGAGTGTGGCTGCCGCGTGTGGTGCAACGACGGCAAGAGCCACAAGCTGGCCGCCAGCATCGACAGCGCCGCCGCCTGCAAGAGCGTGGCGCAGACCTACTGCAAGCCGGCCAGCTATCTCTCGCACAGCTTCCAGGCCTGCGCCGTGGACGACAACCAAGCCGTCGGCGGTGGGCCGCAGAACGGCAGCGAGTCGGACCCCGCAGCGGATCCCGGCAGCGATCCGACGACGGACCCGAGCGCCGATCCGACGACGGACCCGAGCGCCGATCCGACGACGGACCCGAGCGCTGATCCGACGGATCCGGATCCCAACGCCGAGCCGCCCGAGGACGACGAGACGGATCCCGGCGCGCTGCCGGCGCCCGAGGACGAGGACACGGGACTCGGCATCGACGAGCCGGACGACCCGGACTTCGTGGACGACGGCTTCCCGGGCTACGACGAGAACGCCGAACCGCGGGACGGCGCGAGCTGCAGCGTGTCGACACCGGGCAGCCCGACGAGCGGCGCGTTCCTGCTGCTCGCCGCACTGGGCGCCGTGCTCGTGGTGCGGCGCCGCCGGCGACGAGCATTCCACGGAGGACTCCTTGCGCTCGTGGCCCTCGTCGTCGTGGGCTGCGGCGCCGACGCCAGCGCGCCCGCGCCGCGCGCCAGCCTGAGCGGTGACTCACCCCTGGTGGCGACCTTCCAAGACGCCGAAGCCGAGAGCGGGGTGCCCGCCGAAATGCTCGCCACGCTCTCGTGGCTACAGGCGCGCCTCAGCATGAACCTCTCCACGGAAAGCCACGAAGGTCCCCAGGAGGTCGGCTTGATGGCGATCGCCGGGGACAAGCTAAACCAGAGCGCCGAAGAAGCGCGCCTCGAGCCCAGCGTGGTGGCCGTGGACGCCCGCGCCAACGTGCGCGCTGCCGCGGCGTGGCTCGCCGCCGAGGCGCGCCGCGAGGGCCTGTCCCCGACTACGGACTCCGAGTGGGCCCCGGTGCTCCGCGCCTGGGGCGGCGACGACGTGGCGAGCGCGACGTTGCGACTGCTGGCGACGGGTTGGGACGGCAGCGACGACGATGGCTACGGCGTTTCCGTGACGGGCAGCGGCGCACCGGAAGCCGAAGCCAGTGGTACCGCGGCGAGCCAACAAGAGCTCGGATATCCCGGCGGCAAGTGGAGCCCGGCCTACTCCGGGAACTACACCCACGCCTCACGCGGCAAGAGCGACATCCGTTACGTGGTGATCCACACCACGCAGGGTTCTTACGCGGGCACCATCAACTGGTTCAAGAACCCCGCAGCCAAGGTCAGCTCGCACTACGTGGTGCGTTCCCACGATGGCGCCATCACGCACATGGTGGACGACAAGAACATCGCCTGGCACGACGCGTGTTTCAACAGCTACTCCATCGGCATCGAGCACGAGGGCTTCGTGGAGTCGCCGAAGAAGTGGTACACGGAGGCGATGTACCGGTCGTCCGCCCGCCTCACGGCGTGGCTGTGCGACAAGTACGGCATCCCCAAGGATCGCACGCACATCTTGGGCCACGGCGACGCGCCGGACTGCAGCGATCACACCGACCCGGGCTCCGGCTGGAACTGGAGCGAGTACATGAAGCTCGTGAAGACGGGCGGAAAGGTGAAGACGCTCAAGGCCAAGGCCGTGAAAAAGTGGAGCAACGCGCGCCGCTACCGTGGCAAGAAAGCCGACTACGTCGCCTGCGCCGGAGACGACCTCAAGCTCTCCTTCACCTTCAAGAACGTGGGCAGCGCCATCTGGCACGACATCAAGGGTCGCGGAAAGAACGTGGGTAGCGACGTCTTCTTGGTGACCAGCAACGGCAAGAAGGACAAGCTCACCGGTCGCGTCCGCTACAGCTTGCGGAACAACAAGAACCAACACGTTCACGGCGACCGCAAGGCCAAGAACTGCAGCACCCAGAACGGCTGCCGCAAGACCACCTTCGTGAAGGGCGGCATGAAGGCCAAGGCCCCCAAGAAGCCGGGTATCTACCACTCGCGCTGGCGCCTGCGAGACTACAGCAAAGCCTGGGGAAAGAAGTCCCACGGCTTCGGCCCCAAGGTGGATCTCAGCCTGCGCGTCGTCTCCTGCAACCAACCGAAACAGGAGTGCGGTTGCCGCGTGTGGTGCAGCGACGGCAAGAGCCACAAGCTGGCCGCCAGCATCGACAGCTCCGCGGCGTGCAAGTCGATCGCCAAGACCTACTGCGCGCCCTCGAAGTACCTTTCCCACAGCTACCAGGCGTGCGCCGTGGATCCGACTCAACCGGCACCTCCGAGCGAGACCCAGTCGGACTCCGGTGTGGACCCGGACCCCGG is a window of Polyangiaceae bacterium DNA encoding:
- a CDS encoding N-acetylmuramoyl-L-alanine amidase, encoding MRHASWILLCLVAVLVGCAAPNLGDGEYEACELEPQTLSEPLSSGEDVASTQEALSSFSCGMKAATGYTSGKSFKIKVVTVDGKHVEWKTANAYLRMAKAAAKSGVQIRIVSGFRTMSEQQYLYNCYKSCSCNSCSLAATPGYSNHQSGHALDLNTSAPGVLSWLTKHGGSYGFKRTVPGEAWHWEWWGKDPGQGPCNGGTLKAKLTKRWSNARRYRGKAANYVVCAGKPMKLAFTFKNTGTAIWHDIDKRGSKVGSDVFLVTANGKKDKLTGKKRFSVRLNKNKHVHGDRKAKNCSSKNGCRKTTFIEGGVHAKAPKKTGVYTTRWRLRDYSKAWGKKSKGFGPKVQLKFKVVSCNQPKQECGCRVWCNDGKSHKLAASIDSAAACKSVAQTYCKPASYLSHSFQACAVDDNQAVGGGPQNGSESDPAADPGSDPTTDPSADPTTDPSADPTTDPSADPTDPDPNAEPPEDDETDPGALPAPEDEDTGLGIDEPDDPDFVDDGFPGYDENAEPRDGASCSVSTPGSPTSGAFLLLAALGAVLVVRRRRRRAFHGGLLALVALVVVGCGADASAPAPRASLSGDSPLVATFQDAEAESGVPAEMLATLSWLQARLSMNLSTESHEGPQEVGLMAIAGDKLNQSAEEARLEPSVVAVDARANVRAAAAWLAAEARREGLSPTTDSEWAPVLRAWGGDDVASATLRLLATGWDGSDDDGYGVSVTGSGAPEAEASGTAASQQELGYPGGKWSPAYSGNYTHASRGKSDIRYVVIHTTQGSYAGTINWFKNPAAKVSSHYVVRSHDGAITHMVDDKNIAWHDACFNSYSIGIEHEGFVESPKKWYTEAMYRSSARLTAWLCDKYGIPKDRTHILGHGDAPDCSDHTDPGSGWNWSEYMKLVKTGGKVKTLKAKAVKKWSNARRYRGKKADYVACAGDDLKLSFTFKNVGSAIWHDIKGRGKNVGSDVFLVTSNGKKDKLTGRVRYSLRNNKNQHVHGDRKAKNCSTQNGCRKTTFVKGGMKAKAPKKPGIYHSRWRLRDYSKAWGKKSHGFGPKVDLSLRVVSCNQPKQECGCRVWCSDGKSHKLAASIDSSAACKSIAKTYCAPSKYLSHSYQACAVDPTQPAPPSETQSDSGVDPDPGVDPEAEGDEDDPNGFVIDDTEDDPDVLPVEDDADFTDDGFDGDADRTPDLGSADGGCAISTPPAPASPLPIAAFLALGALVEIRRRARR